The window TGTGGGGGGAACCACCGTCACCCTCTTCGGCAAATATGGGTGAGTCCAAGTCCATCTCAGCAAATATATGTCCATATACTGTACTATGGAagggaattggaatttcagtatactttctgaattgactggaattgaccccaaccctagCTGACTGTATATGGAAGAAGTATGTGGCTATTATTGGGGTGGGGGACAACTCCGAAAGCCAACCAGAACATTGACTGATGacatctcccatcccctctccatctcccgttcctctctctcagGATGTTCCGGCAGGGCATGCACGACCTGAAGGTGTGGCCGGGGGTGGAGGGGGACGGAGGGGAGCCCACCAGCACCCCAGGGAGGACCAGCAGCAGTCTGGCAGAGGACCAGATGGGGCGACTGGCCAAGGTAAGCACAGGGTCAGGGGTCCCCCTGGAGGGTTTGTTTGGGTTTGTGTGTTTGACGGCGGAGAGAGTGTGTGATGTACTTCTGTGAAAGGACTCGTCTAAATCACTGTCTATTCCAGGCCCCTGACCTGGAGTTTCTCAGTGATGTGAGTACTAGGGgttggaaggaggggagagggggtcgGAATGCTGGATGTGTATGTAGGCCTGTGTGTgtaggcctgtgtgtgtttgtgtctatttCTTTGTCGGTGCACATATTAGGCCCTATAGCTAAATCTTgctgaatttgtgtgtgtgtggcttgttAATGTTTGTCAGGAATATGGTGCATCAAACACCCCTGCCATTTTACCAGAGAAACAACTAAGAAGCACCACCTTTGTATAATGCATATAATTAAAATCAGGGATTCCTAAACTCGGTGCTCTGGAGCCCAAGAGTTGCATGCTTTGGATTTTGCCGTAACACTACACAGCttgttcaaatgatcaaagcttgatgattagtggattatttgaatcagctgtgtagtgctagggcaaaaaccaaaacatgcaccccttggggtcctgaAGAACAGAGTTTTGGAAACCCTGATTTAAATCTTGCACTAATGTGTCATTAGCCTTTGGTGTGTTGGTTTTCATTTTGCAGTAATTTACTAAGAATTAGACCCACTGACCATTTTATCAAGCTGAAGTCAAAAGAAAAGGGATAAATGGTGCCCCATGGGTGTGTCAACTGGCTGTAAATACTGGAAACTGTCTGTACCAAGTTCAGAGTGAGCTCTAATAGCTATAGCGAATGTTGTGCTTGTGTGCCCCTGTCACCCACACTGACTGAGCGGATTGGCTGCTGAGTGTGTGTTCAGTGCTTCCGTTGCACTGGATTGGCCACTGGGCACCAAGCTGCGCTCTGATTGGCCGAGCTAGCTTTCTGCATATCTCTGCTCCACCTCGATTGCTTCCTTTATTCCTAACCTCTcaatctcttctcctctttctttccctccatccctctttctttctctccttctagcTGACCAAGGCCCACCGGCAGGGTCACATGGTGAAGGTAGACTGGTTGGACCGCCTGACcttcagagagatagagatgatcaATGAGGTGAGTTAGTAGAGGATCTGGGGTCAGTTTTTAAAAATCATTGATGCCTTATACTGTAAACCATACACACTCACAATCACCTGAACGTACGTACGTATATCCCAACCGgaggccatggattacaggcaacatccgtatcgagctaaaggctagagctgccgctttcaaggagcgggagacaaatccagacacttataagaaatcccgctattccctcagacgaaccatcaaacaagcaaagtgtcaggACAGGATTAAGATTAAAtcttactacaccggctctgatgctcgtcggctgtggcagggcttgaaaactattacggactacaaagggaaacccagacacgagctgcccagtgacgcaagcctaccagacgagctaaatgccttttatgctcgcttcgaggcaagcaacactgaagcatgcacgagagcaccagctgttctggataactgtaataacgctctcggtagccgatgtgaacaaaacctttaaacaggtcaacattcacaaagccgctgggccagaccgATTACCGGGaggtgtactcaaagcatgcgcggaccaactgtcaagtgtcttcgctgacattctcaacctctctctgaccgagtctgtaatacctacatgtttcaagcagaccactgtagtccctgtgtccaaagaagagaaggtaacctgcctaaatgattccCGCCCCGtagcacctatgtgagaatgctgttccttgactacagctcagcgttcaacaccatagtgcccacaaagctcatcactaagctaaggactctgggactaaacacctccctctgcaactggatcctggaattcctgacgggccacccccaggtggtaagagtaggcaacaacatgtctgccacgctgatccttaacactggggctcctcaggggtgcgtcccctcctgtactcactgtttaACCACGACTGCGTGCCAaatacgactccaacaccatcagaaactttgctgacgacacaacggtggtaggcttgatcaccgacaacgatgagatggcctatagggaggaggtcagagaactggcagtgtggtgcaaggTCAACAACCTCTCCTGCAATGTGAGCAAAATAAAGgatctgatcgtggactacaggaaaaggcgggcctaACAGGCCCCCATTAGCATCAACGGGCCTGTAGTGGAGCcccgaactatcatggtccaaacataccaagacagtcgtgaagagggcacgacaaacattttccccctcaggagactgaaaggatttgtcatgggtccccagatcctcaaaaggttcgacagctgcaccatcgagagcattctgaccgtaaggtgctacagagggtagtgcatacggcccagtacatcactggggccaagctgccttccatccaggacctatataataggcggtgtcagagaaagcccataaaattgtcagagactcgtcacccaagtcatagactgttttctctgctaccgcatggcaaacgGTACCAGGGCGCCAAgcctaggaccaaaaggctcctcaaaagcttctacccccaagccataagactgctgaacaattaataaaattgcCCACCCCcccccggactatttacattgaccccccccaccccttttgtacagtgctgctactcactgtttattatctatgcatagtcacttaacccccacctacatgtacaaattacctcaactaacctgtaccccctgtatatagtctctttattcttgtgttactttttatgataatttttttactttagtttatttggtaaatattttcttaactcttcttgaactgcgctgttggttcagggcttgtaagtaagcgtttcacggtaaggtctacacttgttcagcgcgtgtgacaaataaagtttgattagCCTCATCACAGATGCGTTATATGTGTGACACATAACATGACGTACTTTATATGTAAAGGCCATCGCTCATTTCTGCCGAgacctctttaaaaaaaatctaaagtcaGTCAGCCTCTTATGTTTGTGTTCCCACAGAGTGAGAAGCGTAGCTCCAACTTCATGTATCTTATGGTGGAGTTTCCTCGTGTCAAAACTGGAGAAAAGCCTGAGTACAGTATTGTCTATTATGAGAaggtaggtatatatatatatatatacacacatacatacatggtTGTGACATTTTGAGCTGTTGTCATAATTCTGAAAgggattgattggttgattgccGTGGTGATGTGGtagctgattggctggctgactgactaactcctccccctccaggatggagatgACGCCTCACCGGTGCTCACCAGCGCTGACATCGTTAAAGTCCCTGACCCTCAGATGTGCAtggtaagagacacacacacacacacacacacacacacacacacacacacacacacacacacacacacacacacacacacacacacacacacacacacacacacacacacagggttagaatggagatttgttttattttcaaCATATCAATATTGCCATACATGTATTGAGTTTAATGTATTAATAATTTATAATGTCCCTCTGCCCCTGCCATAGGAGAACCTTGTGGAGAGCAAGCACCATAAATTGGCCCGTAGCCTTCGGAGTGGCCCGTCGGACCACGACCTGAAGCCGAACGCTGCCACACGAGATCAGCTCAACGTTAGTACCATTAGTCAACCacaactgtatgtgtgtctgtgtgtggttttAGCAGTAGGCTCAATCTTGTGTGTATACCTCTCTCTACAGGTCATAGTGAATTACCCTCCGACCAAGCAACTGAgctcagaggaacaggacctgGTGTGGAAGTTCCGTTACTACCTCACCACTCAGGAGAAGGTGTGTGTCCTGCTAAGTTTGAAGTCCTTTTATGGTTGTCCTTTTTTAGTCCATTTTATTTGTGATTTAAAGTATGTAGACACACAACACAGTATGTGCATGTTTATAGCAGAATACATTTCCATACAAAATGGAAACAAAGTTGGACAGCATCTATAGGGCCCATCGAGTTCCTGACCTCGTAACCTGACCAGGGAAGCATCCTAGATTAGCATTGTCCCAGTATAACTGGGGCCCTGAGTTTCTCTTGGTTAAGTCACAGGGTCAGGAAAAACCCAGAGCCCTATGTTCACCACAACAACACTCAAATACACTCCATGAGTGTTGACACACTTGTCTAAGCTAATTACCTAAGagcccctcttccctctcccctccaggcACTGACTAAGTTCCTAAAGTGTGTGAACTGGGCGCTGCCCGGGGAGGCTAAGCAGGCCCTGGAGCTGCTGGGGAAGTGGAGGCCCATGGATGTAGAGGACTCCCTAGAGCTGCTCTCCTCCCAGTTCACCAACCCCACCGTACGACGCTACGCTGTGACCAGGCTGCAGCAGGCCGACGACGAGGTAGGTTGCAGGGGGCGgtgaagagagagtgtgtgttgggttgtgtgagtgagtgagtgggggagggggagtgacACAGCAGAgccatgtacactaccgttcaaaagtttggggtcacttagaaatgtccttattaTTAAAGAAAAGcaactttttttgtccatttaaaataacatcaaattgatcagaaaaacagtgtagacattgttaatgttgtgaatgactattgtagctggaaatggcttattttttttatggaatatctccATAGTGTACAGAGGCCTATTataagcaaccatcactcctgtgttccaatggcacgttgtgttagctaatccaagtttataattttaaaaggctaattgatcattagaaaaccctttatgttagcacagctgaaaacggttgtttGGATTAAAGAattaataaaactggccttctttagactagttgagtatctggagcatcagcatttgtgggttcaattacaggctcaaaatggccagaaacaaactttcttctgaaactcgtcagtctattcttgttctgagaaattaagacagagttcctctgtccagtgtctgtgttattttgcccatcttaatcttttatttttattggccagtctgagatatggctttttctttgcaactctgcctagaaagcaagcatcccggagtcacctcttcactgttgacgttgttttgcgggtactatttaatgaagctgccatttgaggacttgtgaggcgtctgtttatcaaactagacactctgatgtacttgtcctcttgctcagttgtgcacaagggcctcccactcctctttctattctggttagggccactttgcgctgttctgtgaagggagtaatacacagcattgtacaagatcttcagtttctttgcaatttctcgtatggaatagccttcatttctcagaacaagaatagactgacgagttttagAAGAAAGTTGTTCGTTTCTGgtaattttgagcctgtaatcgaacccacaaatgctgatgttccagatactcagctagtctaatgaaggccagttttattgcttctttaatcagaacaacagttttcagctgtcctaacataaaatgataaacttggattagctaacacaacgtcccattggaacacaggagagatggttgctgataatgggcctatgtagatattccattgaaaatcagctgtttccagctacaaaagtaatttacaacattaacaatgtctgatcaatttgatgttattttaaatggacataaaaatgtgcttttctttcaaaaacaaggacatttctatgtgaccccaaacttttgaatgtttgtgtgtgtgtacatgtactacatacacacacacacacacctacgtaTCGCTCTCCCTGTGCTCCAGGACCTGCTGATGTACCTTCTCCAGCTGGTCCAGGCTCTGAAATATGAGAACTTCAACGACATCCAGTGTGGGCTGGAGCCAGGAGGCAAGCGGGACAGCCAGGGCCTGGCAGAGAGCTCCACCCTGGGGGACCTAGACAGGTTAGAGGGGGGACAAGGTGGAGGGTTGAAAGTTGTGACCGAATCAGGGAAAACTATGGCCCTAATTCATAGCCTAGGACCCTGAGTTTATTCTGGTCAGGTCGTTAGCCAGTGTTGGACAGGGGGGAAAAAACTCCTGGCCCCTAGATATGTCTGGTGTTGGTTGTCTGCTGTGCTATTTAACTGTGTTCTAACAGTGCAACATGAACTGTCTGTATGTCTCCAGTTCCCAGATCTTGACTGCTCCAGCAGTGCCCTCACCTGTCCCGAATGGAAAGGAAGGGGCGGACAGTGAGAATCCCGAGGTAAAAAGTGCACAGGAGAAGGGGAAAGGACAGACGTTTGTTTGTCTGACGAGAGAGGTAGTAATGTTGGTTCTGTGTTTCTACAGCAGGACCTGTGTACCTTTCTCATTTCCCGTGCCTGTAAGAACTCAACACTGGCCAACTACCTCTActggtgagggtgtgtgtgtgtgtgtgtgtgtgtggtgtgtggtgtgtggtgtgtgtgtgcatatataaaCACGTGTGTACTAAATCTGTGTGTGCTCCCTCAGGTATGTTATAGTGGAGTGTGAGGACCAGGACACCCAGCAGAGAGACTTAAAAACCCACAAGATGTACCTCAACGTCATTGGGAGGTTTAGCCAAGCGCTGCTCAAGGTTAGACTTTCAACGTGCCTCATATCTTACTTCATCCTTCTGTTAATTTACATTTTCAGGACTATGAATTTGCTTGTGCAGTGAATGATACAGTGCAGTACGTCGGGAAAAACGCCAAGCAAGTATCTTTGCTTTGGTAACCATGAGTAGAACTAATTTCCCCCTCTTTCATGATCTTACTTTcttctctgtactctctctgtagGGTGATAAAAGTGTGAGGGTGATGCGGTCTCTCCTGGCATCCCAACAGACGTTTGTGGACAGACTGGTGCAGCTGATGAAGGccgtgcagagagagagcggcaaCCGCAAGAAGAAGGTACGAGAAGACCAATGAACCACACTTTACACTCCTCCCTCTGTCAGTCCGTTTTCGTCCGTTGTGGTTcccaatgaacatgacccaggtctTCTCTGCGACTGGTGTTTACGATTGCTGGTTGACACTGGCGCCCCCCCATGTGTTTCAGACGGAGCGACTGCAGGCTCTGCTGGCGGACAATGAGAAGGTGAACCTGTGTGAGATTGACCCCATCCCGCTACCTCTGGAACCCTCGGTCAGAATCCGAGGCATCGTACCAGACACCGCCACGCTATTCAAGGTGCACCATCTCTCCATCGCTGGCTAATTCTTCCTTCTCAAcgctatccttcctctcctcccactccgcTCCCTCTCGAACGCATCCCTCCTTATTTTCATCTTCTTCCTCCGCAttcatcctccctttctctccctcttctttggTTGTGCTTTGTAGCAGTTGTTTTTGAATGTGCTGCTATGTTTGTATGCTAATGTGCCTTTTTTCCCCTACGTGTCCTTATCTCACCGCTGTATGTCTGTGCGTGTATTATAGAGCGCCCTGATGCCTGCCAAGCTGATCTTCAAGGCGGAGGACGGGGCGATGTACCCGGTCATCTTTAAACACGGAGACGACCTGAGACAAGACCAGCTCATTCTACAGATCATCTCTCTCATGGACAAGGTCAGACACTAGCATTATTGCCATGTCATTACCGTAGAAACAAagtactgtatttattattatggATGTGGTCAGAGGCTAGCATTATTGCCATGTCATTACCGTAGAAACAAagtactgtatttattattatggACATGGTCTGAAACAAGCATATTATTATCATATTACCTTACTACAAACttgctgtaagtcgctttggataaaagcatctgctaaatcacTGAAATGTAAAGACACAGGCTGTTGTTTATATTTCAGCCTCTCCTAGAAGGTTGAGAGTCGGTGTAGTGTGAATTATGTAAATTCTCTCTCAGTTGCTCAGGAAAGAGAACCTGGACCTGAAGTTGACACCTTACAAAGTCCTGGCTACAAGCACCAAGCATGGTGAGCACCACCGATGTAGCTATCGATTAGAATACTGGGTCAGGACATGTGTGaagtgacctctgacctgtgtgttgtccttcctCCAGGGTTCATGCAGTTTGTTCAGTCAGTGCCTGTGGCTGAGGTCCTGGCCACTGAAGGAAACATCCAGGTAGAATTTACTGTATCTCATGGCTAAGAGACTTAACATTATTTGCTATGTAAGGTGTTTGTCTAGCATCTTTGCTATGTGCATGTCTGTGCGGACACGTCTTGTGATGTCTTCTCTGACCTAATTTGTTGTAAGCGATTGTGTTATTATtatacttaaaaataaaaaaaaaactttattttgttcatattttcttaactcttatttttcttaactgcattgatggcttgtaagtaagcatttcatggtaaaccTGTTGTAATTTGGCGCATATTACAAATGCCATTTGATTTGTGtaagactcctctctctcttcctgtgtctCTCCAGAGTTTCTTCAGAAAACACGCCCCCAGTGAAAAGGGGCCCTATGGCATCAGCCCTGAGGTGATGGACACCTACGTCAAGAGCTGTGGTGAGTCTACTACCAATAACACCCTCCCACCGACCAATCCCTGGCCTTGGTGTGGGCTCATTTTAAAGTGTGTTTTGGGATGacacgtcattttttttttttgtgtgtctttCCTCTACTCTTTCATGTTCCAGCTGGTTACTGTGTCATCACATACAtcctgggtgtaggagacagaCACTTGGACAACCTGCTCCTCACAAAGACTGGTGAGTCTATAGGAATTATGTGTCGTGTACCTCCAACACCCCATGGTTGGACGTTTCTACCATTTCTACCACGTTGTCTGATCCATTTGTCCTCTCCTTCAAAATGCTGCTCCACTCTATTCTGTGTGACTGACGACACTGTGACAACTGCTgttgtaaaaagggcttcatgaatacatttgattgaatacCTTTCCATCTTCCGTTTTTTTCAGGAAAGTTGTTCCACATAGACTTTGGCTACATCCTGGGTCGTGACCCCAAGCCCCTGCCTCCTCCTATGAAGCTGAGTAAGGAGATGGTGGAGGGGATGGGCGGCATGCAGAGTGAACAGTACCAGGAGTTCAGGAAACAGTGTTACACTGCCTTCCTACACCTCAGGAGGTCGGACACACacgctgcgtttacacaggcagctcaattctgatcttttgccactAATTGGTCATTTATATCAGCTTTGATGAACCTTTTTaaatttctctttctttctcatccCTGTCTCTTCAGGTATTCTAACCTCATCCTAAATCTTTTCTCTCTCATGGTGGATGCCAACATTCCCGACATTGCCCTGGAGCCTGACAAGACTGTtaagaaggtgtgtgtgtatttcacttCGCTATGTGAATTGTAAGAGTCCCATTTTTGAACGGGACGTTGACTGAATATTCTGTCTCCTCCCAGGTGCAGGACAAGTTCCGATTGGACCTGTCGGACGAGGAGGCGGTGCATTACATGCAGAGTCTGATTGACGAGAGTGTGGGAGCTCTGTTTGCTGCTGTGGTGGAGCAGATACACAAGTTTGCCCAGGTGTGTGTCTCAGCAGggtttagtatgtgtgtgtctctctcagcaggggtttagtgtgtgtgtgtgtgtgtgtgtgtgtgtgtctctccctctctctcagcaggggtttagtgtgtgtgtgtgtgtgtgtgtgtgtgtgtgtgtgtgtgtgtgtgtgtgtgtgtgtgtgtgtgtgtccctctctcagcaggggtttagtgtgtgtgtgtgtctccctctctctcagcaggggtttagtgtgtgtgtgtgtctctccctctctctcagcaggggtttagtgtgtgtgtgtgtctctccctctctcagcaggggtttagtgtgtgtgtgtgtgtgtgtctctccctctctcagcaggggtttagtgtgtgtgtgtgtgtgtgtgtgtctctccctctctctcagcaggggtttagtgtgtgtgtgtgtgtgtgtctctccctctctcagcaggggtttagtgtgtgtgtgtgtgtgtgtctctccctctctctcagcaggggtttagtgtgtgtgtgtgtgtgtgtgtctctccctctctctcagcaggggtttagtgtgtgtgtgtgtgtgtctctccctctctctcagcaggggtttagtgtgtgtgtgtgtgtgtgtctctccctctctctcagcaggggtttagtgtgtgtgtgtgtgtgtctctccctctctctcagcaggggtttagtgtgtgtgtgtgtgtgtctctccctctctctcagcaggggtttagtgtgtgtgtgtgtgtctctccctctctctcagcaggggtttagtgtgtgtgtgtgtgtgtctccctctctctcagcaggggtttagtgtgtgtgtctctccctctctctcagcaggggtttagtgtgtgtgtgtgtctctccctctctctcagcaggggtttagtgtgtgtgtgtgtttctctccctctctctcagcaggggtttagtgtgtgtgtgtgtgtgtgtgtctctccctctctctcagcaggggtttagtgtgtgtgtgtgtgtctctccctctctctcagcaggggtttagtgtgtgtgtgtgtgtgtctccctctctctcagcaggggtttagtgtgtgtgtgtgtgtgtgtctctccctctctctcagtaggggttagtgtgtgtctctctctctctcagtaggggttagtgtgtctctctctctctcagtaggggtttagtgtctctctctctctctcagtaggggtttagtgtgtgtctctctctctctctctctcagtaggggtttagtgtgtgtctctctctctctcagtaggggtttagtgtgtgtgtctctctctcagtaggggtttagtgtgtgtgtctctctctctcagtagggaTTTAgcgtgtgtgtcgctctctcagTAGGggtttagcgtgtgtgtgtgtgtcgctctctctcagcAGGGGTTTCGGCTCTCTCTCAGCAGGGGTTTAGTTTATGTCCTCTCTCTCAGCaggggttttgtgtgtgtgtgtcgctctctctcagcagggtttagtgtgtgtgtgtgtgtgtgtgtgtgtctctctctctctccctctcagcaggGGAGGTGTTTCTCTCTCAGCAggggttttgtgtgtatgtgtgtgtcgcgctctctctctctctctctcagcaggggtTTCGGCTCTCTCTCAGCAGGGGTTTAGTTTATGTCCTCTCTCTCAGCAggggttttgtgtgtatgtgtgtgtcgctctctctctctctctctcagcaggggtTTCGGCTCTCTCTCAGCAGGGGTTTAGTTTATGTCCTCTCTCTTAGCaggggttttgtgtgtgtgtgtcgctctctctcagcagggtttagtgtgtgtgtgtgtgtgtgtctctctctctctccctctcagcaggGGAGGTGTTTCTCTCTCAGCaggggttttgtgtgtgtgtgtgtcgctctctctctctcagcaggggtTTCGGCTCTCTCTCAGCAGGGGTTTAGTTTATGTCCTCTCTCTTAGCaggggttttgtgtgtgtgtgtcgctctctctcagcagggtttagtgtgtgtctctctccctcag of the Oncorhynchus gorbuscha isolate QuinsamMale2020 ecotype Even-year linkage group LG25, OgorEven_v1.0, whole genome shotgun sequence genome contains:
- the pik3c3 gene encoding phosphatidylinositol 3-kinase catalytic subunit type 3 isoform X2; translated protein: MDTDKFNYVYSCDLDINVQLKIGSLEGKREQKSYKALLQDPMLRFSGLYQENCSDLYVTCQVFAEGKPLALPVRTSYKAFSTRWNWNEWLKLPVKYPDLPQSAQVALTVWDVYGPGRATPVGGTTVTLFGKYGMFRQGMHDLKVWPGVEGDGGEPTSTPGRTSSSLAEDQMGRLAKAPDLEFLSDLTKAHRQGHMVKVDWLDRLTFREIEMINESEKRSSNFMYLMVEFPRVKTGEKPEYSIVYYEKDGDDASPVLTSADIVKVPDPQMCMENLVESKHHKLARSLRSGPSDHDLKPNAATRDQLNVIVNYPPTKQLSSEEQDLVWKFRYYLTTQEKALTKFLKCVNWALPGEAKQALELLGKWRPMDVEDSLELLSSQFTNPTVRRYAVTRLQQADDEDLLMYLLQLVQALKYENFNDIQCGLEPGGKRDSQGLAESSTLGDLDSSQILTAPAVPSPVPNGKEGADSENPEDLCTFLISRACKNSTLANYLYWYVIVECEDQDTQQRDLKTHKMYLNVIGRFSQALLKGDKSVRVMRSLLASQQTFVDRLVQLMKAVQRESGNRKKKTERLQALLADNEKVNLCEIDPIPLPLEPSVRIRGIVPDTATLFKSALMPAKLIFKAEDGAMYPVIFKHGDDLRQDQLILQIISLMDKLLRKENLDLKLTPYKVLATSTKHGFMQFVQSVPVAEVLATEGNIQSFFRKHAPSEKGPYGISPEVMDTYVKSCAGYCVITYILGVGDRHLDNLLLTKTGKLFHIDFGYILGRDPKPLPPPMKLSKEMVEGMGGMQSEQYQEFRKQCYTAFLHLRRYSNLILNLFSLMVDANIPDIALEPDKTVKKVQDKFRLDLSDEEAVHYMQSLIDESVGALFAAVVEQIHKFAQYWRR
- the pik3c3 gene encoding phosphatidylinositol 3-kinase catalytic subunit type 3 isoform X3 — protein: MDTDKFNYVYSCDLDINVQLKIGSLEGKREQKSYKALLQDPMLRFSGLYQENCSDLYVTCQVFAEGKPLALPVRTSYKAFSTRWNWNEWLKLPVKYPDLPQSAQVALTVWDVYGPGRATPVGGTTVTLFGKYGMFRQGMHDLKVWPGVEGDGGEPTSTPGRTSSSLAEDQMGRLAKLTKAHRQGHMVKVDWLDRLTFREIEMINESEKRSSNFMYLMVEFPRVKTGEKPEYSIVYYEKDGDDASPVLTSADIVKVPDPQMCMENLVESKHHKLARSLRSGPSDHDLKPNAATRDQLNVIVNYPPTKQLSSEEQDLVWKFRYYLTTQEKALTKFLKCVNWALPGEAKQALELLGKWRPMDVEDSLELLSSQFTNPTVRRYAVTRLQQADDEDLLMYLLQLVQALKYENFNDIQCGLEPGGKRDSQGLAESSTLGDLDSSQILTAPAVPSPVPNGKEGADSENPEQDLCTFLISRACKNSTLANYLYWYVIVECEDQDTQQRDLKTHKMYLNVIGRFSQALLKGDKSVRVMRSLLASQQTFVDRLVQLMKAVQRESGNRKKKTERLQALLADNEKVNLCEIDPIPLPLEPSVRIRGIVPDTATLFKSALMPAKLIFKAEDGAMYPVIFKHGDDLRQDQLILQIISLMDKLLRKENLDLKLTPYKVLATSTKHGFMQFVQSVPVAEVLATEGNIQSFFRKHAPSEKGPYGISPEVMDTYVKSCAGYCVITYILGVGDRHLDNLLLTKTGKLFHIDFGYILGRDPKPLPPPMKLSKEMVEGMGGMQSEQYQEFRKQCYTAFLHLRRYSNLILNLFSLMVDANIPDIALEPDKTVKKVQDKFRLDLSDEEAVHYMQSLIDESVGALFAAVVEQIHKFAQYWRR
- the pik3c3 gene encoding phosphatidylinositol 3-kinase catalytic subunit type 3 isoform X1 — its product is MDTDKFNYVYSCDLDINVQLKIGSLEGKREQKSYKALLQDPMLRFSGLYQENCSDLYVTCQVFAEGKPLALPVRTSYKAFSTRWNWNEWLKLPVKYPDLPQSAQVALTVWDVYGPGRATPVGGTTVTLFGKYGMFRQGMHDLKVWPGVEGDGGEPTSTPGRTSSSLAEDQMGRLAKAPDLEFLSDLTKAHRQGHMVKVDWLDRLTFREIEMINESEKRSSNFMYLMVEFPRVKTGEKPEYSIVYYEKDGDDASPVLTSADIVKVPDPQMCMENLVESKHHKLARSLRSGPSDHDLKPNAATRDQLNVIVNYPPTKQLSSEEQDLVWKFRYYLTTQEKALTKFLKCVNWALPGEAKQALELLGKWRPMDVEDSLELLSSQFTNPTVRRYAVTRLQQADDEDLLMYLLQLVQALKYENFNDIQCGLEPGGKRDSQGLAESSTLGDLDSSQILTAPAVPSPVPNGKEGADSENPEQDLCTFLISRACKNSTLANYLYWYVIVECEDQDTQQRDLKTHKMYLNVIGRFSQALLKGDKSVRVMRSLLASQQTFVDRLVQLMKAVQRESGNRKKKTERLQALLADNEKVNLCEIDPIPLPLEPSVRIRGIVPDTATLFKSALMPAKLIFKAEDGAMYPVIFKHGDDLRQDQLILQIISLMDKLLRKENLDLKLTPYKVLATSTKHGFMQFVQSVPVAEVLATEGNIQSFFRKHAPSEKGPYGISPEVMDTYVKSCAGYCVITYILGVGDRHLDNLLLTKTGKLFHIDFGYILGRDPKPLPPPMKLSKEMVEGMGGMQSEQYQEFRKQCYTAFLHLRRYSNLILNLFSLMVDANIPDIALEPDKTVKKVQDKFRLDLSDEEAVHYMQSLIDESVGALFAAVVEQIHKFAQYWRR